The segment CTCCGGAAAAGGAAGCGGGCAAAATCCTGGATGGGGAACTGGAAGACCAGGTGAAGGAACTGGTCCATCTGTTGCGTAACGAAGCCAAGGTCATCTGAGGGAAGAGGGGGAAATGGAACCGATGAGCAAAAACGTACTTGTACTGGCGGATGTTCGCGAGGGTGAACTGAGAAATGTTTCTCTGGAAAGCCTGGCCGCGGCGGCGGCAGTGGCGGAAGGCGGGACGGTGACCGCCGCCGTTTTCGGAAGCAAGGGAAAAGAGCTGGTGGAGAAGCTGGCCCACCACGGTGCGGACCGTGTGATCTTGGTTCCGAATGAACAGCTGGACACATATACCACCGACGCTTATTTCCAGGCGTTTAAGCAAGTGATCGAAAAAGTGGAGCCCGATGTGATTTTCACCGGTCACACCGCGGTCGGTCGGGACGTGAGCCCGCGAATCGCCGCCCGCCTCGACATGGGGTTGGTGTCGGACTGCACCAATGTGGAACTTAAGGACGGAAAGATCGTTCTCACCCGCCCCATCTATGCGGGAAAAGCTTTTGTCAAAAAAGCATTCCGTGACGGGGTCGTCTTTGCCACGCTGCGTCCCAACAATATTCCTGCATTGGAGGCGGACACAGGTCGTTCTGCAGAAACGGAAGAGCTGGATGTCCAATTTGCTCCGGATTCCCTGCGGACACTGATCAAAGATGTGGTCCGAAAAGCTTCTGAAGGTGTCGACCTGTCCGAAGCCCGCGTCGTGGTCTCCGGAGGTCGGGGTGTCAAGAGCGCGGAAGGCTTCAAACCCCTGCAAGAACTGGCGGATTTGTTGGGAGGTGCCGTCGGTGCTTCCCGGGGAGCCTGTGATGCCGATTACTGTGATTATGCCCTTCAGATCGGCCAGACAGGGAAAGTGGTCACCCCGGACCTGTACATCGCCTGCGGAATTTCCGGCGCCATCCAACACTTGGCGGGGATGTCCAATTCCAAAGTGATTGTAGCCATCAACAAAGATCCGGAGGCCAACATCTTCAGTGTGGCGGATTACGGGATCGTCGGTGATCTTTTCGAAGTGGTGCCGATGTTGACGGAAGAGTTCAAGAAGGTTTTGGCCGAGGGTTGAAGTGAGTTCGGGTGGCGGAAATTCTTCGCCGCCCGTTTTCAGGTTTGGAAGATACTTATACGGGGTATCCCATATAAGGCATGGAACTTTCTTGATCTCAGTGGTATACTGTGTGGAGTGAAGCAGAAGGATCTTGTGAAGGAGGAAGTATGATGGCGATTAAACAGGTAACTGATCAAACCTTTAACGACGATGTGGCGTCGGGAACCGTTCTGGTGGACTTCTGGGCTCCCTGGTGCGGTCCTTGTAAAATGATTGCGCCGGAGCTTGAGGGATTGGATCAGGAAATTGGTGACAAGCTCACCATCGCGAAGCTCAACGTGGATGAAAATCCGGATACCGCCGGTAAATTCGGCGTGATGAGCATCCCGACTCTGATGGTTTTCAAAGATGGTCAAATGGTGGATAAACTGACCGGTTTTCAACCGAAAGCACAATTGTTGGAATGGGTCACCCCCCATCTCTGATGTAAATCAATCAAGAAAAAGCCTGCATCCCTGGCCGGGTGCAGGCTTTTGTGCATTCAGCTCCACTCAGCGATGGTAAGGATCGCCGGGATCCTCCGGATCGGTGGAATTGCGGGAGTGATCAAGGTCTTGCCGGTTCTCCTCAGGCGGCAAGAAGGGATCCGGCCCATGAATCGGTTGGGAGAGCGGCTCCCGATAGCTGTACGGGTCTGGGTCCGGGATCTCTTGACTGTGGGGATCTGTCGGTGCAGGTTCCGGGTCTTCCGGGACCACCCACTGGCGCATGTGTTGTTTGTAGCGCAGGGAGATGATCAGATTGATGATCACCTGAATCAGCGGGAAGGTCAGGAGAAATACCAGGATTAACAGCGACAGACCTAAAAAAGTGCCAACTCCCACATTGTCCGGATCCAGGAACAGGGGGTAGAAAGTAACCCCTGCAAGCACTGCGTAAACGATGATAAAAGGGGTGACTGCGGCGATCAGCAGCAGCAGGGTCACGAAAGCTTTTCCATAGGACTTGCGGGCGGCCCGGATCGAATGGCGAATCGATTGCCAGGGCCCCATATTTTCGGCGATCATGATATACGGAGCGTAAAGGAGCAAGCTGCCGAAGAGGATCATGGCCACCAACAGGAGGAGCCAAAGGGCAGCACACAGGAAGAAGAGAAGAGTGTTGTCCAACTCACTGGCAAAAGCCATTCCGAAATCGACGACACCCCAGGGGATCAGAATCGGCAGACTGACAA is part of the Kroppenstedtia eburnea genome and harbors:
- a CDS encoding electron transfer flavoprotein subunit alpha/FixB family protein, yielding MSKNVLVLADVREGELRNVSLESLAAAAAVAEGGTVTAAVFGSKGKELVEKLAHHGADRVILVPNEQLDTYTTDAYFQAFKQVIEKVEPDVIFTGHTAVGRDVSPRIAARLDMGLVSDCTNVELKDGKIVLTRPIYAGKAFVKKAFRDGVVFATLRPNNIPALEADTGRSAETEELDVQFAPDSLRTLIKDVVRKASEGVDLSEARVVVSGGRGVKSAEGFKPLQELADLLGGAVGASRGACDADYCDYALQIGQTGKVVTPDLYIACGISGAIQHLAGMSNSKVIVAINKDPEANIFSVADYGIVGDLFEVVPMLTEEFKKVLAEG
- the trxA gene encoding thioredoxin — its product is MAIKQVTDQTFNDDVASGTVLVDFWAPWCGPCKMIAPELEGLDQEIGDKLTIAKLNVDENPDTAGKFGVMSIPTLMVFKDGQMVDKLTGFQPKAQLLEWVTPHL